In one Mycobacterium heckeshornense genomic region, the following are encoded:
- a CDS encoding metal-dependent hydrolase family protein, giving the protein MIVLRAARWADVDAGEVRSPATVVVDGNRIVSVNPPQPPTDSITEIDLGDVTLLPGLMDMELNLLIGGPGGPEGLPTPMHGVQDDPAYRTLRGAVNARTTLDAGFTTVRNLGLMVKTGGYLLDVALQRAIDAGWHVGPRIVPAGHAVTPYGGHLDPTVFQRLAPGIMPLSVAEGIANGVPDVRACVRYQIRHGAKVIKVSASGGVMSHSTSPGSQQYSDEELAAIADEAHRAGIRVAAHAIGDRAIRACIKAGIDCIEHGFLATDDTIAMMVDHGTFLVSTTYLTEAMAVDRVAPELRKKAAEVFPQAKAMLPKAIAAGVRIACGTDAPAIPHGQNAKELCALVERGMTPMQAIRAATVTSAELIEADHELGRLADGYLADIVAVPGDPSHDVATTLDVQFVMKDGHVYKRP; this is encoded by the coding sequence GTGATCGTGCTGCGGGCCGCCCGCTGGGCTGACGTCGACGCCGGCGAAGTGCGCTCACCGGCTACGGTCGTTGTCGACGGCAACCGAATCGTTTCGGTCAATCCTCCCCAGCCACCTACTGATTCGATTACCGAGATCGACCTCGGCGATGTGACGCTGCTGCCCGGGCTGATGGACATGGAACTCAACCTGCTCATCGGCGGCCCCGGCGGACCGGAGGGATTGCCGACCCCGATGCACGGCGTGCAGGACGATCCCGCCTACCGCACCCTGCGCGGCGCGGTCAACGCGCGAACAACCTTGGATGCGGGTTTCACCACCGTGCGCAATCTCGGACTGATGGTCAAGACGGGCGGCTATCTGCTCGACGTGGCGCTGCAACGCGCGATCGACGCGGGGTGGCACGTCGGTCCACGGATCGTGCCGGCCGGGCACGCCGTCACGCCCTATGGCGGGCACCTGGATCCGACGGTGTTTCAGCGGCTGGCCCCGGGCATCATGCCGCTGTCCGTGGCCGAAGGCATCGCCAACGGGGTGCCGGATGTACGGGCGTGCGTGCGCTACCAAATTCGCCACGGCGCCAAGGTGATCAAGGTATCCGCCTCAGGCGGAGTGATGTCGCACAGCACCTCGCCTGGATCGCAGCAGTACTCCGACGAGGAATTGGCCGCTATCGCCGACGAGGCCCACCGCGCCGGCATCCGGGTGGCCGCTCACGCAATCGGCGACAGGGCGATCCGCGCCTGCATCAAAGCCGGCATCGACTGCATCGAACACGGATTCCTCGCCACCGACGACACCATTGCGATGATGGTCGACCATGGCACCTTTTTGGTGTCCACGACCTATCTGACCGAGGCCATGGCCGTCGACCGCGTCGCGCCCGAGCTCCGCAAGAAAGCCGCCGAGGTGTTCCCGCAAGCGAAAGCGATGCTGCCCAAGGCGATTGCCGCCGGGGTACGGATTGCGTGCGGCACCGACGCGCCGGCGATCCCGCATGGCCAAAACGCCAAGGAGCTCTGCGCGCTGGTCGAACGCGGCATGACGCCGATGCAGGCGATCCGCGCCGCCACGGTCACCAGCGCGGAGCTCATCGAAGCCGACCACGAACTGGGCCGACTGGCCGACGGTTACCTGGCCGACATCGTCGCCGTACCCGGCGACCCCTCGCATGACGTCGCCACCACCCTTGACGTGCAGTTCGTGATGAAAGACGGCCACGTTTACAAGCGTCCTTAG
- a CDS encoding aromatic ring-hydroxylating oxygenase subunit alpha — MARFPKPPEGSWTQHYPDLGTGPVSYEDSISPEFYELERAAIFKRAWLNVGRAEQLPRNGSYFTKELKVVNTSIVVVRNTNGEIKAFHNICRHRGNKLVWNDMPLEETSGFCRQFRCKYHAWRYDLDGNLTHVPQESEFFDLDKNRYGLVPVHCEVWEGFVFVNFAAEPEQSLREFLGPMITALEGYPFGRLTSRWYYRSEVKANWKLYLDAFQEFYHAPVLHANQSPTTYSKAAAEAGFEAPHYRIDGPHRLVSTSGVRAWEMAADMRKPIEDICRSGLFGPWDNPDLGELPAGVNPANCNPWGLDSFQLFPNFVILIWGQGWYLTYHYWPTSYNSHLFEGTLYFPPPRTPRERVAQELATVTFKEYGMQDANTLEATQSMIESRVVDRFPLNDQEVLLRHLHKEAAEWVDQYRRSTAGV; from the coding sequence ATGGCTCGTTTCCCCAAACCACCGGAAGGCAGCTGGACCCAGCACTACCCCGACCTGGGAACCGGTCCGGTGTCTTATGAGGACTCCATCTCACCGGAGTTCTATGAACTGGAGCGGGCAGCGATCTTCAAGCGTGCGTGGCTGAATGTTGGTCGCGCCGAGCAGCTTCCGCGCAACGGAAGCTACTTCACCAAGGAACTTAAGGTCGTCAACACCTCGATCGTCGTGGTCCGCAACACGAACGGCGAGATCAAGGCGTTCCACAACATCTGTCGTCACCGCGGCAACAAACTGGTGTGGAACGACATGCCGCTGGAGGAAACCAGCGGCTTTTGCCGGCAGTTCCGGTGCAAGTACCACGCCTGGCGCTACGACTTGGACGGCAACCTGACCCACGTCCCACAGGAAAGCGAGTTCTTCGACCTGGACAAGAACCGCTACGGCCTGGTGCCGGTGCACTGCGAGGTCTGGGAGGGCTTCGTCTTCGTCAACTTCGCCGCTGAACCCGAGCAGTCGCTTCGGGAGTTCCTCGGCCCGATGATCACTGCGCTGGAAGGCTATCCGTTCGGGCGGTTGACGTCGCGCTGGTATTACCGCTCGGAAGTCAAGGCGAACTGGAAGCTGTACCTGGACGCGTTTCAGGAGTTCTACCACGCGCCGGTATTGCATGCGAACCAGTCACCGACCACGTACTCGAAGGCGGCGGCCGAAGCCGGGTTCGAGGCGCCGCACTACCGCATCGACGGACCACACCGGCTGGTCAGCACATCGGGTGTGCGCGCCTGGGAGATGGCCGCCGACATGCGCAAGCCGATCGAAGACATCTGTCGCAGCGGACTTTTCGGGCCATGGGACAACCCCGACCTCGGCGAGCTGCCTGCCGGCGTCAACCCCGCCAACTGCAATCCCTGGGGCCTCGACTCGTTTCAGCTCTTCCCGAACTTCGTGATCCTGATCTGGGGCCAGGGCTGGTATTTGACCTACCATTACTGGCCGACGTCGTACAACAGCCACCTCTTCGAAGGCACGCTGTACTTCCCGCCGCCGCGCACTCCGCGTGAGCGGGTCGCCCAGGAGCTGGCAACGGTGACATTCAAGGAATACGGCATGCAGGACGCCAACACGCTGGAAGCTACGCAATCGATGATCGAATCACGTGTGGTTGACCGCTTTCCGCTCAACGACCAGGAGGTGTTGCTGCGGCATCTGCACAAGGAAGCCGCCGAATGGGTTGACCAGTACCGGCGCAGCACTGCGGGGGTCTGA
- a CDS encoding aldehyde dehydrogenase: MQRRDQLFIGGTWSAPSSDAVIEVVSPSTETPVAHVAAAGPADVDVAVAAAREAFDDGPWPRLDPSERIDAVRRLAALYDARRSEIAKLITTEIGAPISFAQRAQVGLPWMMMTAFCSLAEGFPWQETRRGCYGADIRIHREPVGVVAAIVPWNMPQFLIVTKLVPALLAGCCVVLKPAPESPLDALLLAELIEQLELPPGVVSVLPGGADLGTYLVGHPGVDKVSFTGSTAAGQRVAETCAAGLKRVSLELGGKSAAIVLDDADPAPVAAGIRSASLSNSGQICNALTRILVPAKRSSDFVDALAAEVHAIRVGDPIDPATQLGPLVSQRQQQRVLGYIENGQHEGARLVTGGTAMPEGLDRGWYVRPTLFADADNTMLIAREEIFGPVLTVISYRDEDEAVAIANDSDYGLAGSVWTEDTERGVALAARVRTGTFGVNQGYTMDPYAPFGGVKASGYGRELGREGIETYLDTKSISVAGPAAPSGMASPLP, from the coding sequence GTGCAACGACGAGACCAGCTCTTCATCGGCGGGACGTGGTCGGCGCCGAGCAGCGATGCCGTCATCGAGGTGGTTTCGCCGTCCACCGAAACGCCGGTTGCGCACGTCGCCGCTGCCGGACCGGCCGACGTCGACGTCGCGGTCGCGGCCGCCCGTGAGGCGTTCGACGACGGGCCCTGGCCGCGGCTCGATCCATCCGAACGCATCGACGCGGTGCGGCGGCTCGCGGCGCTCTATGACGCGCGACGGTCGGAGATCGCCAAGCTGATCACCACCGAGATCGGTGCTCCGATCAGTTTCGCCCAGCGCGCCCAGGTCGGTCTGCCGTGGATGATGATGACCGCGTTTTGCTCGCTGGCTGAGGGGTTTCCATGGCAGGAGACCCGCCGCGGTTGCTACGGCGCCGACATCCGCATCCACCGCGAACCGGTTGGTGTGGTCGCGGCGATCGTGCCGTGGAATATGCCGCAGTTCCTGATCGTCACCAAGCTGGTGCCGGCGTTGCTGGCCGGCTGTTGCGTGGTGCTCAAGCCGGCGCCCGAATCCCCGCTTGACGCGCTGCTGCTTGCCGAGCTCATCGAACAGCTCGAGCTGCCGCCCGGCGTCGTCAGCGTGTTGCCCGGCGGTGCCGACCTCGGCACCTACTTGGTCGGGCATCCCGGTGTCGACAAGGTGTCGTTCACCGGATCCACTGCCGCCGGACAGCGCGTCGCGGAGACCTGCGCGGCCGGGCTTAAACGGGTGAGCCTGGAACTCGGCGGCAAATCGGCGGCGATCGTCCTGGACGACGCCGACCCGGCGCCCGTCGCGGCCGGAATCCGCTCGGCGAGCCTTTCGAACAGCGGCCAGATCTGCAACGCGCTCACCCGGATCCTGGTGCCCGCCAAGCGGTCCAGCGACTTCGTCGACGCGTTGGCCGCCGAAGTGCACGCGATTCGGGTGGGAGATCCGATCGACCCCGCCACGCAACTGGGTCCCCTGGTCTCGCAGCGACAGCAGCAGCGTGTGCTCGGCTACATCGAAAACGGCCAGCATGAAGGTGCGCGCTTGGTCACCGGAGGCACCGCCATGCCCGAGGGTCTGGACCGCGGCTGGTATGTGCGACCGACGCTGTTCGCCGACGCGGACAACACCATGCTGATCGCGCGCGAAGAGATCTTCGGCCCGGTGCTGACCGTCATCTCCTATCGCGATGAGGACGAGGCGGTCGCCATCGCCAACGACTCCGACTACGGGCTGGCCGGTTCGGTGTGGACCGAGGACACCGAGCGCGGGGTGGCGCTGGCCGCCCGTGTCCGCACCGGCACGTTCGGGGTCAACCAGGGCTACACCATGGACCCCTACGCCCCATTCGGCGGCGTCAAAGCCAGCGGCTACGGCCGGGAATTGGGCCGCGAAGGCATCGAAACCTACCTCGACACCAAGTCGATCTCGGTGGCCGGACCGGCGGCGCCATCGGGTATGGCATCCCCGCTGCCATAG
- a CDS encoding amidohydrolase family protein produces the protein MAGCAGLPVFDTMIGFPRQGFGQYDFIRRQTKDRESREQFEFPVEYLFKEVPKDLPTSDPIGVTLHEMDRFGIEKGLIGVADETSQLALKRHPDRFVPSGTVSDPNDVMGSVTAIHRQHDEFGIRATSVFPAGTFPQVPIDDAKMYPIYATCVELGIPIFVCAGVPGPRVPFGPQDVARIDIVMFDFPDLVFVTRHGCEPWEDLAVKLMLKWPNLYYSTSAFAPRYYPKAIIDYANTRGADKVLYAGYFPMGLSLERIFTEMPDVPFRDAVWPKFLYGNAARILGVDG, from the coding sequence ATGGCTGGCTGTGCCGGGTTGCCCGTGTTCGACACGATGATCGGCTTTCCCCGGCAAGGCTTCGGCCAGTACGACTTCATCCGCAGACAGACCAAGGACCGCGAGTCGCGCGAGCAGTTCGAGTTCCCGGTCGAGTACCTGTTCAAGGAGGTGCCGAAAGACCTGCCCACCAGCGATCCCATCGGGGTGACGCTGCACGAGATGGACCGCTTCGGAATCGAGAAGGGTCTGATCGGCGTCGCCGACGAGACGTCGCAGCTGGCCTTGAAGAGGCACCCCGACCGCTTCGTGCCATCCGGGACGGTGAGCGATCCCAACGACGTGATGGGGTCGGTGACCGCGATTCACCGCCAGCACGACGAGTTCGGTATCCGGGCCACGTCGGTATTCCCTGCGGGTACGTTTCCGCAGGTACCGATCGACGACGCGAAGATGTACCCGATCTACGCCACGTGCGTCGAGCTGGGCATACCCATCTTCGTGTGCGCCGGGGTGCCCGGGCCACGGGTGCCGTTCGGGCCGCAGGACGTCGCGCGTATCGACATTGTCATGTTCGACTTTCCGGACCTGGTGTTCGTCACCCGCCACGGCTGCGAGCCGTGGGAGGACCTGGCCGTCAAGCTGATGCTCAAGTGGCCGAACCTGTACTACTCGACGTCGGCGTTCGCGCCCAGGTATTACCCCAAAGCGATCATCGACTACGCCAACACGCGCGGCGCGGACAAGGTGCTCTACGCCGGGTATTTCCCGATGGGATTGTCGCTGGAGCGAATCTTCACCGAGATGCCCGACGTCCCATTCCGCGACGCGGTGTGGCCGAAGTTTCTGTACGGCAACGCCGCACGCATTCTCGGTGTCGATGGTTAG
- a CDS encoding group I truncated hemoglobin, protein MASLYHRIGGYDVIAAVIEDLFNSLRADPAFARFASGRSLDSQARAQQLLVEQMCDLSGGPCRYLGRDMKTSHAGLGITEAEWNANMQYAAAALAKNGIGEAEKAEFLGLFERYRHDIVEA, encoded by the coding sequence ATGGCGTCTTTGTACCACCGGATCGGCGGCTACGATGTTATCGCGGCCGTCATCGAGGACTTGTTCAACAGCTTACGCGCCGATCCCGCCTTTGCCCGATTCGCGTCGGGCCGCAGCCTCGATTCACAGGCGCGGGCTCAGCAGCTGTTGGTCGAGCAGATGTGTGACCTAAGCGGCGGACCCTGCAGATATCTCGGCCGTGATATGAAGACCTCGCACGCCGGGCTGGGGATCACCGAAGCGGAGTGGAATGCCAACATGCAGTACGCAGCTGCTGCCCTGGCGAAAAATGGGATCGGTGAAGCCGAAAAAGCCGAGTTTCTAGGGCTTTTCGAGCGTTACCGGCACGATATTGTCGAGGCGTAG
- a CDS encoding flavin-containing monooxygenase translates to MTKRQPTVAIAGAGMSGICAAIILQRGGIDDVTLYEKADEVGGTWRENTYPGLTCDVPSRFYQFSFAPNPGWSHLFSPGGEIQEYFTDVAKRTGVYERIRFRTEVVSAEFDGRGWVVSTRAGETSRVDFLISATGVLHHPKIPDIRALSDFSGSVFHSARWDHSVELRGRRVAVIGTGSTGVQIVSRLAGTPARLTLFQRTPQWIMPMPNPRYPRLTHRTHRVFPWLNHLGYHGYRIPMEIFSAALVKPGWRRRFVAALCRANLRTVRDPHLRKALTPNYTPMCKRLVISGGFYRAIQRDDVELVTSRIDHIEPRGIVTDDGILHQADVIVLATGFDAHAYMRPMRVVGRDGICLDEAWRDGPHAFETVAMPGFPNFFMLLGPHSPVGNFPLTAVAESQANHILGWIKRWQREEFDTVEPTQSATQAFNAALTAAMPNTVWTTGCDSWYLGKNGLPEVWPFTPAKHRAMLAETKLENYDLRFTPPELARH, encoded by the coding sequence GTGACAAAGCGCCAGCCGACAGTCGCGATCGCGGGAGCCGGGATGTCTGGCATCTGCGCGGCAATCATTCTGCAGCGGGGCGGTATTGACGATGTCACGCTGTATGAGAAGGCCGACGAGGTTGGCGGCACCTGGCGGGAGAACACGTATCCCGGCCTGACCTGCGATGTGCCGTCGCGGTTCTACCAGTTCAGCTTTGCGCCGAATCCGGGCTGGAGCCACTTGTTTTCACCCGGCGGCGAGATCCAGGAGTACTTCACCGACGTGGCCAAACGAACCGGCGTCTACGAGCGGATCCGGTTCCGTACCGAGGTCGTCAGCGCCGAGTTCGACGGTCGCGGCTGGGTTGTGTCGACCCGCGCCGGCGAGACGTCGCGGGTCGACTTTCTGATATCGGCGACCGGGGTGCTGCACCACCCGAAGATTCCGGACATTCGCGCACTCAGCGACTTCTCGGGTTCGGTGTTTCATTCCGCGCGGTGGGACCACAGCGTCGAGCTGCGGGGCCGCCGGGTCGCGGTGATCGGGACCGGCTCCACAGGAGTGCAGATCGTCAGTCGGCTCGCAGGCACCCCGGCCCGGCTGACACTTTTTCAGCGCACCCCGCAGTGGATCATGCCGATGCCCAATCCCCGCTACCCGCGACTGACGCACCGCACCCATCGGGTCTTCCCTTGGCTGAATCACCTTGGCTACCATGGATACCGGATCCCGATGGAGATCTTTTCCGCCGCGTTGGTCAAGCCGGGCTGGCGTCGGCGTTTCGTGGCCGCGCTGTGCCGGGCGAACCTGCGCACGGTGCGCGACCCGCACCTGCGCAAGGCCCTGACCCCGAACTACACACCGATGTGCAAGCGGCTGGTGATCTCCGGCGGGTTCTATCGCGCAATCCAGCGTGACGACGTCGAGCTGGTCACTTCCCGCATCGATCACATCGAACCCCGCGGCATCGTCACCGACGACGGCATCCTGCACCAGGCCGACGTCATCGTGCTGGCAACCGGATTCGACGCGCACGCCTACATGCGACCAATGCGGGTGGTCGGCCGCGACGGGATCTGCCTGGACGAGGCGTGGCGCGACGGACCGCACGCTTTCGAAACCGTTGCCATGCCAGGTTTTCCGAACTTCTTTATGCTGCTCGGCCCGCATAGTCCAGTGGGCAACTTTCCGTTGACCGCGGTCGCCGAATCGCAGGCCAATCACATCCTGGGTTGGATAAAGCGTTGGCAGCGTGAAGAATTCGACACCGTGGAGCCGACGCAATCGGCGACTCAGGCGTTCAACGCCGCACTGACGGCGGCGATGCCTAACACCGTGTGGACCACCGGGTGTGACAGCTGGTATCTCGGCAAGAATGGGCTGCCAGAAGTGTGGCCGTTCACACCCGCCAAGCACCGCGCCATGCTCGCCGAAACGAAGTTGGAAAACTACGACCTGCGCTTCACGCCCCCGGAACTGGCCCGGCATTGA